From a region of the Desulfobaccales bacterium genome:
- a CDS encoding cation transporter, whose translation MPEIQVKGMSCAHCVAAMTKAMGSLAGVSNVKVDLASGRVSYDRVAPIPKEDLDRVVKAAGFELVTA comes from the coding sequence ATGCCGGAAATCCAGGTAAAAGGAATGAGTTGCGCCCACTGCGTCGCGGCCATGACCAAGGCTATGGGAAGTTTGGCGGGGGTGAGCAATGTTAAGGTGGACCTGGCCAGCGGCCGGGTGAGCTATGACCGCGTCGCGCCGATCCCCAAAGAAGACCTGGATCGAGTGGTGAAGGCGGCCGGGTTTGAATTGGTGACCGCCTAA
- a CDS encoding L,D-transpeptidase encodes MKKRIAVNLEEQTVQAFEDDNQVYDFICVSGDDDHPTDKGVFNIFRKQHPYRSKTYNVDMDYAMFFTEDGKALHQYHGPVPLEVVRAMKQGVSEWFGSHGCVRLEEEAARTLYEWAPLGTKVTVK; translated from the coding sequence ATGAAAAAACGCATTGCCGTCAATCTGGAAGAACAAACGGTGCAAGCCTTCGAAGATGACAATCAGGTTTACGATTTCATCTGCGTATCAGGGGATGACGACCATCCCACCGATAAAGGGGTTTTTAATATCTTTCGCAAACAGCACCCCTACCGCAGCAAAACCTATAATGTCGATATGGATTACGCCATGTTCTTCACGGAAGATGGCAAAGCCCTGCATCAGTACCATGGCCCTGTGCCACTTGAAGTGGTGCGCGCCATGAAGCAGGGGGTGTCCGAGTGGTTTGGCTCGCATGGGTGTGTCCGCTTGGAAGAAGAGGCTGCCCGCACCCTCTACGAATGGGCCCCCCTCGGCACTAAAGTGACGGTAAAATAA